The nucleotide window CCATGTTGCGGTTAATAAATAATTCAAACAAACAATTAGTGTGATTGCGAAACTTGGCATCAAATATTTGCTCCATACGgtaacaaagaaaatgttagCTAGAGAGAGattcagatctggatccaataCCAATTTTATATACCGGTCAGTCTCTAGCTTTGAATTTTATTGACAATCGAGCTGAGATGAATGGTATTGGGTCCGGGTCCTGGTGTTGTCCCAGCTATGACTATGAGGCCTTAGGGTGCCACATGGCTGAGCTGGGTGGTAGCCCACTAGGCCGGTTTGGTTATCTGGATCTCTAGAAGACTAGAATCGGGAGACagtgagagggagggagggaagaaATCGCAGGCTATAAAGTTGGAGAGATCAATTCCTTTTCGCCTGTGTTTGCTGAAGGAATCAAGGAATTATTGTTTATTCCCGTTCTTTTGGGGATCGCATGGCTTCGAGTATAGTTGGTGGGATTTCTAGCTCTCGTTTATGCAGGGTAAGTATCGAGACGACCTTTTCTTCGTTTCTTCTTGGATATATTGGACGCTCGATTCGGCAAGACGCCAATCCCCTGGTTCTTGAATCTGTGTTCTTGATTTTCACTCTTTTTGCGTTTGCTTTATTACAAGGTTCATAAGATTAATCTAATTTGCGGCCGCTTATGTGAAATGGGtatctgaaaattttgaaggaaaGTGGCAGATTTCCAATTAAGAATATGTGCGGGACTTAAGTAATTTCTCTACACAAATTCGTTTCGCGTTTGCTATCCACGGTATATGCTTTTCTTTGCTGGCTTCTATGTTTTCCCTTTTATATTTGAGAGgagtttttttctcttctgttgATTGTACAGTCCATAATATGTTTTAGCAGCTAGACACGACACTGTTTTGTCCTTTGATCTGGAGAAGGCTTATGGCTGTGTTTGAGGATGTACCAAGTATTTTCTCATTCAACTATCATGTTTGTCCTTCCTTTTGTCTAATAAATTTCATTAGTTCGAATTTTTAGTTCTGACGTATTTTTTCCGTACGTATATACGTACATATGTATGAATTTATGAATATTAAGATAACAATGATGCACATACGAACAAGCATCTAGCGATTTGCTGACTGGATTTTCATATCGATATTGTTCCTCCAAGCAAGTTATTACTTTCAAATaagcagttttctttttttttttgttatgttgtTGATGGAGCTGACTGTGCTCCAAAGTCAATTGTTAAACATCTTTCAGAATGTCTGATGTAAACTCGTGGCTGAGCTTCCAAAGAAAATCTCTTCTAGCTGCACCACTAATAACAATAAGTGTATCGGAAAAACaggaaacaatgagaaaaacaagcaaTGGGGCTAAGAAATTTAAGTGGAAAGCTGAGGAACTCATACTGTACCAAATTGGTACTATTTTTTATAATACAATTACAACCTATTTAtagatgaaaaaatatatattagaaagaTAAACTTCTAATACTGATTATGGCAAAGTAAGACAAATATTAACCCGGTAACTGCTAATCAAGACAGTTCACAAGAACCAAAAAAGTTCTTAATCTAAAAAAACAATTCTCAATCTAGTTAAACTatttctaaataaaaaataatatttatctGGCTATTGTACAATTTATCCTCCTGCATCTAAGTCGAAAAAGGTTTTGTCAAGTTACTTTGTTGTGTTTGGCCAGTCACTGTCCGAGTGTACCCTATGCTCATTGTCTGCTTCATTTACCTGGAATCATCTGTACTTTAGTTGATGGTCTGATTGAATTTCTGCGACTGTCAGTGAACTTTTTTTCTCtggttgtaagttgtaacttaCTGTTCTGTTGTTTGTTCTTTATCCAGTGATCTAGGCTTGTTGCTTGGTACAGCAGGAAGGTGAATATGTCAACCACACAACGAGAGAATGGTTCAAGTAGTCCTTCAACTTTGTACCCTTCCAACCGAATACGGCACCGCAAGCGCTCAAGTGAGGTCAGCTATAGTGCTCATCCATGGTGTTTGTATGCTTTTTCCTCCCTTTATAGTTATATTAGTTTGAGAATCTTAATTTTGCCGTCTTTGATATATTCTGCTGTACTGAAGTGCATTCTCAGTTTGACATTTCTCACGAGCATGTGTGATTTCTTTGTTGGAATTGAACAGTTTATGTTTTTGCCCGCCATTTAAAACCCGTAAAAGATGTTTGTGGCTATAATGTGTGTATATGTCCTAGTCGCACCTGCACGCATGTTTTTTGGAAAATGCAGAATATGCACCTGCAATCACACTCACaccccgcacctatgtgacatggtTGACGATCAGTTCCATAAATTTTTGGATGTGCTATTTACTCTAGCATCATATGAAACTTGTTTGTTGTTTCTGGTGGTTTTGTCATTTGTGAGTCCCCATGCATTAATGTTGACCTCATTAGTGGTCGCAGTGGTAGCTGTGCCACCCATTGTTGTTAGAACATTGTTCTTATAATCAACTGGTGAATTCAGGTCTTCCATGAGGCAGAAAAAACAAATGGTGGCCATTTGCTTGTTGACGACCAAAACAAGTATAAGTCCATGCGGACACGTGCATGGTCAACTGTCTGGATGCTCGGTGCATTTGCTTTGATCATTTATATGGGACATCTCTATATTTGGGCAATGGTCATAGCCATCCAAGTCTTTATGGTAAGGGAAGTTTTCAACTTAGCAAGAAAGGCTCATGAAGATAGACATCTTCCTGGATTTAGGATTCTGAATTGGTGAGTATTTGGTCTTTTGTATAGGTTTTAAAATTACctattgtttatttgtttgctatttatttatatgttaaCATATGCTGGTTCATCCTCTAATAGGAACATTTATGCATATAAAATgtatcttcttgtttctttttcaggcaTTTCTTTTTCACAACAATGATATTTGTCTATGGCTATTTTCTTCAGCGGCAGCTTGTGAACACTGTACTCTCAGATAAATTCTTATATCGGCTTGTCAGCAACTTTATCAAATATCGGCTATTTATATGCTATTTCTTGTACATCTCAGGCAGGTTATTCTACTCTTCTGTAGTTATTTTTTACCTTACAGATGAagtttcatgcttttttttccaattttctgcctttgtttttctttcttaatgtGTACTTATGTTTCAGAAATTTTTGAATCAGCAAACGTTCATATTCATGACAACAATTTGTATGATGAACATGTGTGTGCTGTGTAGACAATGAATTTGTTGTTCTATACTTCTATTTGCTTTACCATTTGATTTCTGTAAAGTGTTTTTTTCTGGCTGCTTGTGATGCATATGGATGGTGCTCATTATAAAGAGGCTGTCATTCTTTTTCAGTCTTTCGGATGTCCTGTTAATCAATGCTGCAtaacttcattattttctctCCACAACATTTTCAGGATTCGTATGGTTCATACTTACTCTAAAGATGAAGATGTACAAGTATCAATTTGGCCAGTTTGCATGGACGCACATGATTCTCCTTGTTGTGTTCACCCAATCTGCATTTATTGTAGCAAACATATTTGAAGGGATTTTCTGGTAACTGTTTTCAACCTATTGTATTTCTATTTCTGCCACTTGTAACGTCCTTTAGCAACTTGAATTGTTTGTTTTATCTACAGCATCTTTTAGAGTTGCAGCTTTTTTGCGTTAGACTTTCTTggtcattttatttctttacatTATAGGGACCCATGATTGAGATGCTCTTTCCTGTGGAATGCTTGTATATTATATACTGTTTGCAGTGTTGCACAAGTTATGAAGTTATTCAGCCATTTCTCCTTCTGTAGTTGTGATAATCTAGTAAAACTTTTCCTAGTCCTTTTTTTGTGAAGAATTTTCTCCTTCTGTACTTATGGGGGCCTGGAACAAAAAGGGAAATTTGTCCTGGATCAGATACTGTATTCCTTCTggattagttttttaattttggaTAGACAATCGCCATTTGCAATTTTTAGTTCTTATTCACAATTCCTTGTCCAAATATGTACTGACTTGGAGCTCATAGGATTGACTGAACAGGTAATGGTGATTGTGAGCATGAACATAATATTTGATGAAGCCCTACTGTTTGCTTCTTTATGATGCATGcgattaaaaaaatgatatcttGTTGCTGTTTGGGAACTTAACTATTCTATTTAACAGAAAAGTCTTTCAGAACTTGACCAGGGTAGATTCACTATGAAGCAGCACCAGAGGTGGATAACAATGTCTGTCCGTGACATTTTTATTCTGGATGCTGAAAGTAGGAATTTGTATCATGTGTTATGACAATTCTCATTGTATTGCACATGCATCTGATCATTTTTCCAAACAATCCTAACCGCAAATGGCATATTCGTCTAGATTTTGGTGGTGCATTTGCATTTGGGGGCTTATTTTCTGGGTGAATGTCAATTAATTGTTTTCTATGTATGTGTTTTTATTTGAACTGAGGGTCTGGGTTACTGTCAAttaattgttttctttgtaTTCATGTGTTTATTTGAACTGAGGGCATTTTAGAAGTTCTTCTGGAGCATTGATTAGAGTCTTActtgatcattttctttgtgaatCTATTACTTTCTCTGCAACATGCATTATATTTGCTTGTTAGCAGTTTTCAATTATTGCATGATGTCAGTGAAGCCCTGAACCTGAGTTACATTCTCTGCAGGTTTCTTCTGCCTGCCTTTCTTATTGTTATCAATGACATTGCTGCTTATATTTTTGGCTTCTTCTTTGGCCGAACACCTTTGATCAAGTTATCTCCAAAGAAAACTTGGGAAGGCTTCATCGGGGCATCTGTGACAACCATAATATCAGCCTTCTTGGTGAGCTTTTCCTGTTTGTTTTCACTGATAACTTGGTTTTGAAATGCTGGGCTTCATGCATCCCTCTTTGTAGCAGAAAATATCTTGTAATCTCTGGAGGCCTCCAGTTGACAGCTGTCCGATTATGTtaccaaaagagaaaattggTACACGTTGGGCATGCACATGGAATTGCTCAATTGAGTGTTATATGATGACACTTCACTGACAAATGGTTAAGATGATAGTGGCATACATATATCTGGATGAGGCACAGTAAGACATTCCTAGTTATCCTAATGTATCTCTATGTTTCTGTGTAGTTAGCAAACTTTTTGGGACGTTTTCAATGGCTAACTTGTCCAAGGAAGGCAAGCactgattattttttaaattttcttaaaagaTTCTTTTTGTTGGGCTCTTAATGATATTGTGAATGTTTGCAGGATCTATCTACAGGGTGGCTCCATTGTGATCCTGGTCCTTTATTCAAGCCTAAATATTACTCTCTTGGAATGCTGCCTTCCTGGGTGAGCAACTGAAAGTTGTTTGTTTGTTATATTTGTCTCTGGTTCtattcatgattcatgaagCAA belongs to Nymphaea colorata isolate Beijing-Zhang1983 chromosome 13, ASM883128v2, whole genome shotgun sequence and includes:
- the LOC116267295 gene encoding phosphatidate cytidylyltransferase 1-like, whose amino-acid sequence is MSTTQRENGSSSPSTLYPSNRIRHRKRSSEVFHEAEKTNGGHLLVDDQNKYKSMRTRAWSTVWMLGAFALIIYMGHLYIWAMVIAIQVFMVREVFNLARKAHEDRHLPGFRILNWHFFFTTMIFVYGYFLQRQLVNTVLSDKFLYRLVSNFIKYRLFICYFLYISGFVWFILTLKMKMYKYQFGQFAWTHMILLVVFTQSAFIVANIFEGIFWFLLPAFLIVINDIAAYIFGFFFGRTPLIKLSPKKTWEGFIGASVTTIISAFLLANFLGRFQWLTCPRKDLSTGWLHCDPGPLFKPKYYSLGMLPSWFPWKEIMVLPVQWHALALALFASSIAPFGGFFASGFKRAFKIKDFGDSIPGHGGMTDRMDCQMVMAVFSYIYYQSFIVPHSNTVDTILQHILGNLSIEDQINLYRQLGDILLASQQNDSYSFPL